A part of Pectinatus sottacetonis genomic DNA contains:
- a CDS encoding TonB-dependent receptor, translated as MQRRAGKRNYIKEAAACIMALSIIIPSTAWADKAPDKVKKDDSGDEAAYDLGKQTVEAKRPDWEAKLSPGTVTIIRPDDYMGEQKTLPELLKQVPGVHVREVNGKGQYTTVSVRGSTTAQVGVFVDGVLFNLGGDAAADISTIPVDNVERIEVYRGYIPARFGGTYIGGVINIVTKRPTKAKAVASVGKSSFGGWKGNVEIDAPLGDGSVLVGLNRDQSHGDFKYRNFAVTDEIKKWAAETYEGVINPKDGTYNISAKRVYDILKTQNLTGMLNSNYRDMLSNFSSTEASKEQTIQLQNLWIGDTQFNEQMQAAINAVDQSQLTRRQKRYLNSGYYKAMDGFIENYNYAKGVLDATKSADHWRKSNDYKNTDAIVKWQDNHWLTKVTWKQIKRHLPFPLDGNYAPYWSIDTEWAYNYPRDWYYHRNQELTDKEALVGRRDSVGNLEWGWSVDYLKQNKKYYVDDWQTFVKENGVTVQTYSPNTFWSQYGSNKWTGQIDGSYKAGNNNLIEFLINGSKEKMNINGWRMFDYDFHSADIRKRWRNYYEQKLFNVQLQDTVTLNKAADFWLTPSIRYNRSTILGRSEWYDEKHDPQNVKWLRRTDEQTDDKVTWQLALKKQMNKNFTLRATGGSYFRLLNMYEIAGDGAGIWPMPNVGGTESVFPRPEEGKQWDLSAIWDGKVLGAKQAHLQLTYFGRDSKRILELDSWNHFFFVYNNAISGKINGAEMQADMSWQKWDLNLQGTYMQPRDLVYNDSFLPQAGYWQNNGVFKGVMTYQPRWEGTTRVTYRPDRNWSLFTQLRYVSDMYINELPLTTGEYENQSSLTTWDLGVKYKFNKVFQVALGVNDMFNKAIDMYNKYYFNDVENIKYPIAGRSYYLTLQYNY; from the coding sequence ATGCAGAGAAGAGCCGGAAAAAGGAATTATATCAAAGAGGCAGCAGCATGTATAATGGCATTAAGCATCATAATACCATCAACTGCATGGGCAGATAAGGCACCGGATAAGGTAAAGAAGGATGACAGCGGTGACGAGGCCGCTTATGATCTGGGGAAGCAGACCGTAGAAGCCAAGCGCCCCGACTGGGAAGCAAAGCTTTCCCCGGGAACAGTTACCATTATCCGTCCCGATGATTATATGGGCGAGCAGAAAACTCTGCCGGAACTCTTAAAACAAGTGCCGGGCGTACATGTCCGCGAAGTAAACGGTAAAGGGCAGTATACTACTGTCAGCGTACGTGGGTCTACTACAGCCCAGGTCGGTGTATTTGTTGATGGAGTGCTGTTTAATCTGGGCGGTGATGCTGCGGCAGATATATCGACTATCCCTGTAGACAACGTTGAGCGCATCGAAGTATACCGCGGCTATATACCGGCACGGTTTGGCGGTACATACATAGGCGGTGTAATAAATATCGTGACGAAAAGACCTACTAAAGCCAAAGCTGTGGCGTCAGTAGGCAAAAGTTCCTTTGGCGGCTGGAAAGGTAATGTGGAAATAGATGCCCCGCTGGGCGATGGCAGTGTACTGGTAGGCTTAAACCGTGATCAGAGCCACGGCGATTTCAAATATAGAAATTTCGCTGTAACAGATGAAATCAAAAAATGGGCTGCTGAAACATATGAAGGGGTAATTAATCCTAAGGATGGTACTTATAATATATCTGCAAAAAGAGTTTATGATATCTTAAAGACGCAAAATTTAACGGGCATGTTAAATAGTAATTATAGGGATATGTTGAGTAATTTTTCATCAACAGAAGCAAGTAAAGAGCAAACAATACAATTGCAAAATTTATGGATAGGTGATACGCAGTTTAATGAACAGATGCAGGCAGCGATTAATGCGGTTGACCAAAGTCAGCTTACTAGGAGGCAAAAGAGATATTTGAATAGTGGTTATTATAAAGCCATGGATGGTTTTATTGAGAACTACAATTATGCAAAAGGTGTACTTGATGCAACAAAAAGTGCTGACCATTGGCGTAAGTCTAACGATTATAAAAATACGGATGCAATTGTGAAATGGCAGGATAATCACTGGCTGACCAAAGTAACCTGGAAACAAATCAAGCGCCACCTGCCGTTTCCTCTTGATGGTAATTACGCACCATATTGGTCTATAGATACGGAATGGGCTTATAACTATCCACGTGATTGGTATTATCACCGTAATCAGGAGCTGACGGATAAGGAAGCGTTAGTAGGACGCAGAGATAGCGTAGGTAATTTGGAATGGGGCTGGAGCGTTGACTATCTGAAACAGAATAAGAAGTATTATGTTGATGATTGGCAGACTTTTGTAAAAGAAAATGGGGTTACAGTGCAAACCTATTCACCTAATACATTCTGGAGTCAATATGGCAGCAATAAATGGACCGGCCAGATTGACGGGAGCTACAAAGCCGGCAATAATAACTTGATCGAATTCTTGATTAATGGGTCCAAGGAAAAAATGAATATAAATGGCTGGCGCATGTTTGATTATGACTTCCATTCGGCAGATATTCGCAAAAGGTGGCGCAACTATTACGAGCAAAAGTTATTCAATGTTCAATTGCAGGACACGGTCACGCTGAATAAGGCAGCGGACTTTTGGCTGACGCCAAGCATCAGGTATAATAGGTCGACAATTCTGGGACGCAGTGAATGGTATGACGAAAAGCATGATCCGCAGAATGTTAAGTGGCTCAGGCGGACTGATGAACAGACAGACGATAAAGTGACATGGCAGCTGGCGCTCAAGAAACAAATGAATAAGAACTTCACGCTAAGGGCGACCGGCGGCAGTTATTTCCGCCTGCTGAACATGTATGAAATTGCCGGTGATGGTGCGGGTATCTGGCCGATGCCGAATGTCGGCGGTACGGAGAGCGTGTTCCCGCGGCCGGAAGAGGGCAAGCAGTGGGATCTAAGCGCTATCTGGGATGGCAAGGTGCTGGGGGCAAAGCAGGCCCATTTGCAGCTGACCTATTTCGGACGTGATTCCAAGCGTATCCTGGAGCTTGATTCCTGGAACCATTTTTTCTTTGTTTATAATAATGCCATCAGCGGCAAGATTAATGGTGCTGAAATGCAGGCAGACATGTCGTGGCAGAAGTGGGATCTAAACCTGCAGGGAACTTATATGCAGCCGAGAGATTTAGTTTATAACGATAGTTTTTTGCCGCAAGCTGGCTATTGGCAAAATAACGGCGTGTTTAAAGGAGTGATGACATATCAGCCTAGATGGGAAGGGACGACAAGAGTTACTTACCGTCCAGATAGAAACTGGAGCTTATTCACGCAGTTACGCTATGTAAGCGATATGTACATCAACGAACTACCTCTTACAACGGGAGAATATGAAAATCAATCTTCTTTGACTACTTGGGACTTGGGCGTGAAGTATAAGTTTAATAAAGTTTTTCAGGTAGCATTGGGGGTTAACGATATGTTTAACAAAGCAATTGATATGTATAATAAGTATTATTTCAATGATGTAGAGAATATCAAGTATCCGATTGCAGGCAGGAGCTATTATCTGACATTACAATATAATTACTAA
- the cas2 gene encoding CRISPR-associated endonuclease Cas2, which yields MSDVFTDENEFVAVDDKRYIVLIIYDIVDNKCRNKMVKCLEGFGTRVQKSAFEAYLDKKRYEKLVNKASRIVNTQEDSLRIYLLADHTSVRSWGKGHTHVEDVIIF from the coding sequence ATGAGTGATGTTTTTACTGATGAAAATGAATTTGTGGCTGTTGATGATAAAAGATACATAGTTCTTATTATCTATGACATTGTTGATAATAAATGCCGTAATAAAATGGTTAAATGTTTAGAAGGATTTGGTACACGGGTGCAAAAGTCAGCGTTCGAGGCTTATCTCGATAAAAAACGTTATGAAAAGCTGGTAAATAAAGCTAGCCGCATAGTAAATACACAGGAGGATTCGTTGCGTATTTACTTATTAGCAGATCATACTTCAGTGCGTTCATGGGGAAAAGGCCATACTCATGTAGAAGACGTTATTATTTTCTGA
- the cas1 gene encoding CRISPR-associated endonuclease Cas1: MSFAYITEEGARIQKKGDKFIVGRNLETIMEIPAEILEGLVLIESVQVSSQAMVALLQQGIPVTWISSMGKFFGRLESTQHVNVTKHKQQMLVQDTPFAIELSKKIIAAKVHNQIVILRRYNRHKQSNEISTIISNILATRKNINSATSKEQIMGYEGIIARLYFEALGKIVSDPFTFKKRSKQPPRDAVNSMLSFGYTLVMYELYTAIENNGLHPYFGFMHALKNHHPALASDLLEEWRAVIVDSMVLALIQHNEIKLEHFQKSETNGGVYLTRDGRSIFLRAYEKKMRTVNKYEESKKSYRYALNKHVNLFSQALTTLDTGAYLPIFIR, translated from the coding sequence ATGAGCTTTGCCTATATTACTGAAGAAGGTGCTAGGATTCAAAAAAAAGGCGATAAATTTATTGTGGGACGTAATCTGGAAACTATCATGGAAATACCGGCAGAAATACTGGAAGGCTTGGTACTAATAGAAAGTGTGCAGGTATCTTCACAGGCAATGGTTGCGCTATTACAGCAAGGGATTCCTGTTACTTGGATATCGTCAATGGGGAAATTTTTTGGACGATTAGAATCTACACAGCATGTAAATGTGACAAAGCACAAACAGCAGATGCTGGTGCAGGATACCCCGTTTGCTATAGAACTAAGCAAAAAAATAATAGCGGCAAAAGTACATAACCAAATTGTGATACTGCGTCGCTATAACCGCCATAAACAATCAAATGAAATAAGTACAATAATAAGCAACATTTTGGCAACAAGAAAAAATATAAATAGTGCAACTAGTAAAGAACAGATTATGGGATATGAAGGGATTATTGCCCGCTTATATTTTGAGGCCTTAGGTAAAATAGTATCAGATCCATTTACATTTAAAAAACGCAGTAAGCAGCCGCCGCGTGATGCTGTTAATTCTATGCTCAGTTTTGGCTATACACTGGTCATGTATGAATTATATACAGCTATTGAAAATAATGGTCTGCACCCATATTTTGGATTTATGCATGCATTAAAAAACCACCATCCGGCGTTGGCTTCTGATTTATTGGAAGAATGGCGTGCTGTTATTGTTGATTCGATGGTATTGGCACTAATACAGCATAATGAGATAAAACTAGAACATTTTCAAAAATCTGAAACTAATGGAGGTGTATATTTGACAAGAGACGGGCGCAGTATATTTTTACGTGCTTATGAAAAAAAGATGCGTACTGTTAATAAATATGAAGAAAGTAAAAAATCTTACCGTTATGCCTTAAATAAACATGTTAATTTATTTTCACAGGCATTGACAACTCTTGATACAGGTGCATATTTACCAATATTCATTCGTTAA
- the csm6 gene encoding type III-A CRISPR-associated CARF protein Csm6, protein MEECVLFSPVGSTDPIRGDFDGPMLHIVRYYKPKKVYLFLTAEMAKRDREKDIYVWTLKQLDPAIEIVKLYHEDIDKPQIMDKFDKYYPEDLRKIYEENPDCTVLANVTSGTAQMMTSLRFFAATADFPIKLKLIAVDTPAKKSNHSVAVNDEYNKEESWANNLDNITDSSEIEVRCKEIKHDNIKKALVKNIIVKYLETYDYKGALTVLQTAEYFFAADLRLMLKAADYRLHLEHNKAKKCFDSSSLKYKEVYPVQSSDCRDIFEYIMHLKKLGTRNNLLEFAQGVSPVLYRLSYMILKKSLNIPMDDYTFQDGGVRKYKESKLPDSYKKELEKEFRKMNYNMPVNTSNLLPLIKYEAEKQKKMLYYDLMNKLRDFEKNVRNIAVHEIIAISKDTFKKNAKTTWEKIINDIEKLYQIIFAGNADWNSYDHMNEKIRQYL, encoded by the coding sequence ATGGAAGAATGTGTTCTTTTTTCACCAGTAGGCAGCACCGATCCGATACGCGGTGATTTTGACGGGCCAATGCTGCATATTGTCCGTTATTATAAGCCAAAGAAAGTATATTTGTTTTTAACAGCAGAAATGGCTAAACGTGACCGGGAGAAAGATATATATGTATGGACGTTAAAACAGCTTGATCCTGCTATAGAAATTGTAAAATTATATCATGAAGATATAGATAAGCCGCAGATAATGGATAAGTTTGATAAATATTATCCAGAGGATCTAAGAAAAATATATGAAGAAAATCCTGATTGCACAGTGTTGGCTAATGTTACATCGGGAACAGCACAGATGATGACATCATTACGATTTTTTGCAGCAACGGCAGATTTCCCCATAAAATTAAAACTTATTGCTGTGGATACACCGGCAAAAAAATCTAATCACAGCGTAGCTGTAAATGATGAGTATAATAAAGAAGAAAGCTGGGCCAATAATCTTGATAATATTACAGACAGCAGCGAGATTGAAGTACGCTGCAAAGAAATAAAGCATGATAATATAAAAAAAGCTTTGGTAAAAAATATTATTGTCAAATATTTGGAAACATATGATTATAAAGGGGCCTTGACTGTTTTACAGACAGCTGAATATTTTTTTGCAGCTGATTTAAGACTGATGTTAAAGGCGGCTGATTACAGGCTGCATTTAGAGCATAATAAGGCAAAAAAATGTTTTGACAGCAGCAGTTTAAAATATAAAGAAGTATATCCAGTACAATCAAGTGACTGCCGGGATATATTTGAATATATTATGCATTTAAAAAAATTAGGAACGCGTAATAATTTATTAGAATTTGCCCAAGGTGTATCACCGGTATTATATAGATTAAGCTACATGATATTAAAGAAATCATTAAATATTCCTATGGATGATTATACATTTCAAGATGGCGGCGTAAGAAAATATAAAGAAAGTAAACTACCTGATAGCTATAAGAAAGAACTGGAAAAAGAATTTAGAAAGATGAATTATAATATGCCGGTTAATACATCTAATCTTTTACCGCTTATTAAATATGAAGCAGAAAAACAAAAAAAAATGCTATATTATGATTTAATGAATAAGTTACGGGATTTTGAAAAAAATGTACGTAATATAGCAGTCCATGAAATTATTGCTATATCAAAGGATACATTTAAAAAAAATGCGAAAACTACGTGGGAAAAAATCATTAATGATATTGAAAAATTATATCAAATAATATTTGCTGGCAATGCTGACTGGAACAGCTATGATCATATGAATGAAAAAATAAGGCAATATTTATAA
- the cas6 gene encoding CRISPR system precrRNA processing endoribonuclease RAMP protein Cas6: MIKQYIFKITPQDKNERINFNMGSIMHGCMIEFLPEQIAQQLHNASARPYSQAVYVKKNIGYWQINALTAEMNNYLEQLAKLWNDNIIYLRQRDKKYHIQLHNISTGYSYKDFSRCFFTIAQPQRNLHIKFITPTSFKSNGEYQLFPNIKLILASLYRRWNDLADSIIFEDEEAYKDICKSTFIRGYNLSSRRFGLEKVRITGFSGDIDIFIKGPEMTVRWLNMLFAYGQFCGIGIKTALGMGNVEVWAKNREDNNTSVTALIK; the protein is encoded by the coding sequence ATGATAAAACAATATATATTTAAAATAACACCGCAGGATAAAAATGAACGAATTAACTTTAATATGGGCTCCATCATGCATGGCTGCATGATAGAGTTTCTGCCCGAGCAAATAGCACAGCAACTGCATAATGCATCTGCTCGTCCATATAGCCAAGCCGTTTATGTAAAAAAAAATATTGGTTATTGGCAGATAAATGCCTTAACGGCGGAAATGAATAATTACTTAGAACAGCTGGCAAAGCTATGGAATGATAATATAATCTATCTGCGTCAGCGCGATAAAAAATATCATATACAGCTTCATAATATATCAACGGGTTATTCATATAAGGATTTTAGCAGATGTTTTTTTACCATAGCACAACCGCAGCGCAATTTGCATATAAAATTTATTACGCCGACATCATTTAAAAGCAATGGTGAGTATCAACTGTTTCCCAATATAAAGCTAATTTTGGCCAGCCTGTATCGAAGATGGAATGATTTAGCAGACAGTATAATTTTTGAAGACGAAGAAGCTTATAAAGATATATGCAAGAGTACATTTATTCGTGGATATAATTTATCATCGAGGCGATTTGGTTTGGAAAAAGTAAGAATAACCGGATTTAGCGGCGATATTGATATTTTTATAAAAGGGCCGGAGATGACAGTGCGCTGGCTGAATATGCTGTTTGCCTATGGACAGTTTTGCGGTATTGGTATAAAAACAGCATTAGGTATGGGGAACGTGGAAGTATGGGCAAAAAATCGTGAAGATAATAATACCAGTGTAACAGCACTGATTAAATAA
- the csm5 gene encoding type III-A CRISPR-associated RAMP protein Csm5, protein MNEFLQTKKMQLKCLAPIHIGSGNKLSKNEYIFAKSKGIIYLLQQNKWLQFLQNFNPANGKKGALSESKAQIKDFAALAQALGHKSKDYLQEYKKYIIRNAGNGKPLPLYQWCIDNDIKMTDAASCALAQTYIKSDKNDLNDMMPFMRQADGSIYIPGSSIKGAIRTALLYKQVKTAPQYKSWQRSLQQIRPSAKKDFDNLAKEIERAVFYKYRGFTDKGRCVTDARADIMRGLRIGDACVNGAVKTQVYRKCDISLYKDKQGEAVKKLPLYRECVPIDTSFSFAMTVEKQFMQACGVNSIEDVLQIMADYTAEIVSLEKEVFNAYGQYWNGRENMANIIIGGGSGFLTKTIIYSLLPRMEAVNVVKNYLDYKFKKHKHNILDRQVSPRTLKVAGDINNMYHIGLGLIE, encoded by the coding sequence ATGAATGAGTTCTTGCAAACAAAAAAAATGCAGCTGAAATGTTTGGCGCCCATCCATATTGGCAGTGGCAATAAGCTAAGTAAAAATGAATATATTTTTGCTAAAAGTAAGGGTATTATTTATTTATTACAGCAAAATAAATGGCTGCAGTTCTTACAAAATTTTAATCCAGCAAATGGGAAAAAGGGGGCTTTATCTGAGTCAAAGGCTCAGATAAAGGATTTTGCCGCATTGGCACAGGCACTGGGGCATAAAAGCAAAGACTATTTACAGGAATACAAAAAATATATCATTCGCAACGCCGGCAATGGAAAACCATTGCCATTATATCAATGGTGTATAGATAATGACATAAAAATGACAGATGCAGCCTCATGTGCTTTAGCGCAAACATATATAAAAAGTGATAAAAATGACTTGAATGATATGATGCCCTTTATGCGCCAGGCTGACGGCAGTATCTATATTCCCGGCAGCAGCATAAAAGGGGCAATAAGGACAGCATTATTATATAAGCAGGTAAAAACAGCGCCGCAATATAAATCGTGGCAAAGAAGTTTGCAGCAGATAAGGCCGTCGGCAAAAAAAGACTTTGACAACTTAGCCAAAGAAATAGAACGGGCAGTTTTTTATAAATATAGAGGTTTTACTGATAAAGGACGGTGTGTAACTGATGCCAGGGCAGATATAATGCGCGGATTGCGCATTGGCGATGCCTGCGTAAATGGTGCTGTTAAAACACAGGTTTATCGTAAATGTGATATCAGCCTGTATAAAGATAAACAGGGAGAAGCTGTAAAAAAACTGCCATTATATCGTGAATGTGTGCCTATTGATACGAGCTTTTCTTTTGCTATGACTGTGGAAAAACAATTTATGCAGGCCTGTGGGGTTAACTCGATTGAAGATGTTTTGCAGATAATGGCAGATTATACAGCAGAAATAGTAAGTCTGGAAAAAGAAGTTTTTAATGCCTATGGACAGTACTGGAATGGCAGAGAAAATATGGCTAATATTATTATTGGCGGCGGCAGTGGATTTCTTACCAAGACAATTATTTACTCCTTGCTGCCACGAATGGAAGCAGTTAATGTAGTAAAAAATTATTTGGATTATAAATTTAAAAAACATAAGCATAATATTTTAGATCGACAGGTCTCGCCTCGAACATTAAAAGTAGCAGGTGATATAAATAATATGTATCATATAGGCTTAGGTCTTATAGAATAA
- the csm4 gene encoding type III-A CRISPR-associated RAMP protein Csm4, with product MDYHIYKLSFTTPCRFGSTAGLDKSDVICQADTFFSALANECIAFYGTDKLQILKQSVDKGQFLISDLLPYDEACLFLPKPLWTVDKKNKRESLTVIKTRMGGAKKLKKLQYIPIYDFENYLECMKTGKIYIEEEDDKYITADDIYQKQLIEKVNCRGEESLPYFMEQVHIKANCGLYFIAATAGSDDIKLLDKLLQLLVYTGIGGKRSSGYGKFTYTKEVLKDNNDGEDTSNLYHLLAKSQGQVYMSLSNMIPAQTEIDQLQEGSYRLLPRGGFITDENYSTVPLKRNRYFAVMHGSCFKQPLAGTVIDVNDNGSHPVYRYGKGIYVRLEL from the coding sequence ATGGACTATCATATATATAAATTGTCATTTACTACTCCCTGCCGTTTTGGATCAACGGCAGGACTTGATAAAAGTGATGTTATTTGTCAGGCGGACACTTTCTTTTCAGCACTAGCCAATGAATGTATAGCTTTCTATGGCACTGATAAATTGCAAATACTAAAGCAAAGTGTAGACAAGGGGCAGTTCTTAATTAGTGATTTACTGCCATATGATGAAGCTTGTTTATTTTTGCCTAAGCCGTTATGGACAGTAGATAAAAAAAATAAGCGGGAAAGTCTTACAGTCATAAAAACGCGTATGGGTGGAGCAAAAAAATTAAAAAAACTGCAGTATATACCTATATATGATTTTGAAAACTATCTTGAGTGCATGAAAACGGGTAAAATTTACATTGAAGAGGAGGATGATAAATATATAACTGCTGATGACATATATCAAAAGCAGTTAATAGAAAAAGTAAACTGCCGTGGTGAGGAAAGTCTGCCCTATTTTATGGAACAAGTGCATATTAAAGCAAACTGCGGCCTTTATTTTATAGCGGCAACAGCAGGCAGTGACGATATAAAATTATTGGATAAATTGCTGCAGTTATTAGTATATACGGGCATTGGTGGTAAGCGCAGCAGTGGTTATGGTAAATTTACTTATACCAAAGAAGTATTAAAAGATAATAATGATGGAGAAGATACAAGCAATTTATATCATTTATTGGCAAAATCACAAGGGCAGGTATATATGAGTCTATCAAATATGATACCGGCACAGACAGAAATTGATCAATTACAGGAAGGTTCTTATCGGTTGTTGCCGCGCGGTGGCTTTATAACAGATGAAAATTATAGTACAGTTCCGCTTAAACGCAATCGATATTTTGCGGTTATGCATGGCAGCTGTTTTAAACAGCCTTTGGCAGGGACAGTCATCGATGTTAATGATAATGGCAGTCATCCTGTATATAGATATGGTAAAGGAATATATGTGAGGTTAGAGCTATGA
- the csm3 gene encoding type III-A CRISPR-associated RAMP protein Csm3: MEQNNIRTLQAKVCISGDLKILTGMHIGGGGNTSAIGAVDSPIIRDSLTKCPVIPGSSIKGKMRTLLAKLYDKRGIGVLGEPDKDDEVVKRLFGSSEPIQPARLQFFDLSMQEESKESIEKMDTDLYLTEVKFENTINRLTAQANPRQIERVPAGAVFSFKLIYNLESMAEYEEDIKGLQQAILLLEDDYIGSHGSRGYGRIEIDNLQVDIPIKRDDVSIDKEKIAAILKGGR; the protein is encoded by the coding sequence ATGGAACAAAATAATATAAGGACTTTACAGGCGAAAGTATGTATCAGCGGTGATTTAAAAATATTAACAGGCATGCATATTGGCGGTGGCGGCAATACCTCGGCTATTGGTGCGGTGGATAGTCCTATTATCAGGGATTCTTTAACAAAATGTCCTGTTATTCCAGGCAGTTCCATAAAGGGTAAAATGAGAACATTATTGGCTAAGCTTTATGATAAAAGAGGCATCGGTGTATTGGGGGAACCTGATAAAGATGATGAAGTAGTAAAGCGGCTTTTTGGTTCGAGTGAGCCAATACAGCCAGCCCGTTTACAATTTTTTGATTTATCTATGCAAGAGGAAAGCAAAGAAAGTATTGAAAAAATGGATACTGATCTTTACCTTACGGAAGTTAAATTTGAAAATACAATAAATCGTTTAACAGCACAGGCAAATCCACGCCAGATTGAACGGGTTCCCGCTGGCGCAGTATTTTCCTTTAAACTTATCTATAATTTAGAAAGTATGGCTGAATATGAAGAAGATATAAAAGGATTACAGCAAGCCATTTTATTGTTAGAAGATGACTATATTGGCAGTCATGGTTCGCGTGGATATGGCAGAATAGAAATAGATAACTTACAGGTGGATATACCAATAAAACGCGATGATGTAAGTATTGATAAGGAGAAAATAGCGGCAATTTTAAAAGGTGGTAGATAA